In Deinococcus seoulensis, the sequence GTGCTGGAACGCATCCATTTCCACGTGGGCCTGTGGGCGCCCCTCTTCTACGGCTTCGCGGGGCCCGGCGCGTACTGGTGGTGGGACTCGCTGATCGACCCGCAGCACCTCTGGGTCGAGTACGCGCCCCTCGCGGCGTTCCTGAAAGGCGCGCCGCTGGCATCGCTGCGGCCCGTGACCGCGCAGAGCAGCGGCCTGGACGTCACCGCCCGCGTCCTGCGGTCCGGCACGCAGGCCATGGCGTGGCTCGTCAGTGACCGCTACTCCGCCAGCGGCGTGGGCCGCGCGCAGACCGAGGCGCTGCTGGACGGCACGTACCGCGAGGGCGCCCCGCCCACCTTTCCCGACCGGCAGACCACCCTGACGATCCGTGGCCTGCGCGACGGGCCGTACTCGGCGCGCTGGTTCGACCCGCAGACCGGCGCGTGGCTCGCCGCGCAGCCCGTCACCGTCAGCGGCGGCACCCTCACGCTGCCCACGCCCACCTTCACGCGGGACCTCGCGCTGCGGGTGGACCCCCGGTGACCGGCCCGACCCTGCGCTTCGGGGACGCCTTCACGTCCCACATGGTCCTCCAGCGGGGCGTGCCCGTCCCGGTGCAGGGCTCCGGCCCGCCCGGCGAGGAGGTGCACGTCACCTTCGCCGGTCAGGAGATCGCGGCCCGCGTGACCGGACAGGGACGCTGGACGGTGACGCTCGCGCCACTGGACGCCAGCGCGCACGGCCGCCCGCTCACCGCCCGCACCGCCACGCAGCGGGCGCAGTGCCGGGACGTGCTCGTCGGGGACGTGTGGCTGTGCGCCGGGCAGTCGAACATGGAACTCGGCGTCACCATGGCCGACCACCCGGAGCGCACCCTGGCGCTGGCGGACCAGCCACTGCTGCGCCTGCTGCTGATCCACAAGAGTTCCGCGCCGACCCCGCAGGCGCACTTTCCACCGGCCGCCGGGCAGCCGCGCTGGACGGTCTGCACGCCCCGCACCGCGCGGCGCGGCGGGTGGGGCGGCTTCTCGGCCGTCGCGCTTCACTTCGGCGCGCGGCTCGTGGCGGACCTCGGCGTGCCGGTCGGCCTGATCCAGGCGGCATACGGGGGCAGCCGGATCGCGCCGTTCATTCCGCTGTGGGCGCAGCGCGGCCACCCGGCCCTGGACGCGGACGCCGCCGAGATCCGCGCCGCCGACCACGCCGCCCGCAGTGGCCCGCACCCGTTCACGCCGTATCAGGCGTGGAACACCCTGAAGCCCGGCACCGCCTGGAACGCCATGATCGCGCCGCTCACCCCGCTGCCCCTGCGCGGCGCCCTGTGGTACCAGGGGGAATCCGACGTCGGGGACGCCGGGCCGTACGCGGCGCGCCTGCAGGCCC encodes:
- a CDS encoding sialate O-acetylesterase; the protein is MTGPTLRFGDAFTSHMVLQRGVPVPVQGSGPPGEEVHVTFAGQEIAARVTGQGRWTVTLAPLDASAHGRPLTARTATQRAQCRDVLVGDVWLCAGQSNMELGVTMADHPERTLALADQPLLRLLLIHKSSAPTPQAHFPPAAGQPRWTVCTPRTARRGGWGGFSAVALHFGARLVADLGVPVGLIQAAYGGSRIAPFIPLWAQRGHPALDADAAEIRAADHAARSGPHPFTPYQAWNTLKPGTAWNAMIAPLTPLPLRGALWYQGESDVGDAGPYAARLQALMAALRRASGQPHLPVYAAQLAPYRYASDDDLLALWAAQQTATRGPHSGLACTADLGDLNDIHPLRKAEVGRRLASLALHRTYGRADVPGSGPDLRAVTFGPGRATLTFRTHMDSALRTLDGGAPRGFALAGPDGQFAPAVVRLRGVRAHLHSPDVPAPTQVRHAWQVGAEPNLTDAGELPATPFLRAGGDGTGR